The genome window TACCTCGTCAGCCTGACGCTGTTCTTCTGCGCGCTCGCGAGCAAGACGGTGACAGCGACTCTGCCGGCGGCGCTCCTCGCCGTGTTCTGGTGGCGACGCGGCTCGCTCGACTGGCGGCGCGACGTCCGCCCCCTCGTGCCCTTCCTCGCGCTGGGTGCGCTGGCGGGCGTGACCACGGCCTGGGTGGAGAGGACCTTCATTGGGGCGCGCGGCGCCGATTTCACCCTCACGCCGATCGAACGCCTGCTGGTGGCCGGCCGCGCGGTGTTGTTCTATGCAGGGAAGGATCTCTGGCCGGTCAACCTGACGTTCATCTATCCGCGCTGGAACGTGAGCCAGGACGTCTGGTGGCAGTACCTCTTTCCAGCCGCGGTCGTCGTCATGCTCCTGGCCGGCTGGGCGGTCCGCCGGCGATCGCGCGCGCCGCTCGCCGCCGCGGTCGTCTTCTGCGCCACGCTGGGCCCGGCCCTCGGATTCGTCAACGTCTATCCGTTCCGTTACTCGTTCGTCGCCGACCATTTTCAGTATCTGGCGTGCGCGGCGGTGTTCGTGCCCGTGGCCGCCATGCTCACGAGTCTGGCACTCCGCGCCGGTCTCACGGCGATGGTCGCCGAGCGTGTGCTCTGCGTGGTGATCATCGTGCCCCTGGCGCTCGCCACACACGCCGAAGCCCGCAAATACGCCGACGGCGTCACGCTCTACGCCGTCACGCTTCAGCAGAACCCGGGATGCTGGCTCTGTCTCGAGAATCTCGGGGTGGCCGCGCAACGCGAAGTGCCGCCGCAGCGCGAGCGCGCGATCGAGTCGTTCCGCGCGGCGCTGCGCATCAATCCGACGGACGCCCAGCTGCACAACAATCTCGGCACGACGCTGATGGAGCTCGGGCGCCTCGACGAAGCGGTCGCGGAACAGCGCCAGGCCATTCGCTTTGCCCCCGGGTATGCCGAGGCGTACGGCAATCTCGGGGTCGCGCTGCACAAGCTCGGACGCCAGGACGAAGCGGCCGCCGCCTATAGGACCGCGCTGGAGATCAAACCCGGCCTCACCTTCGCGCGGACCAACCTGACGATTCTCCTGGCTCAGACCGGACACGGTGAGGAGGCCAGGACGCAGCTTCAGGGCGCCGGCGGCGGTCAGGCCACGGACCCGGGCGCGCCGGCCGGTGCCACCGCCGTCCAGCTCGGTGACGCCTCGACCGCCGTCGGCGAGTACGCCGCGGCGGCTG of Vicinamibacterales bacterium contains these proteins:
- a CDS encoding tetratricopeptide repeat protein — encoded protein: MDVRIDARRSAVAGMLGFVACVFIVLIAAYAPALHGTMLWDDDGHLTRAGLRSWAGLARIWFEPGATQQYYPLVHSAFWLQALLWHDTFLGYHLVNVILHGVSASLLVVFLRRLEIRGALVAGAIFALHPVQAESVAWMTELKNTLSGVFYMAAALAYLRYDRQRDPRSYLVSLTLFFCALASKTVTATLPAALLAVFWWRRGSLDWRRDVRPLVPFLALGALAGVTTAWVERTFIGARGADFTLTPIERLLVAGRAVLFYAGKDLWPVNLTFIYPRWNVSQDVWWQYLFPAAVVVMLLAGWAVRRRSRAPLAAAVVFCATLGPALGFVNVYPFRYSFVADHFQYLACAAVFVPVAAMLTSLALRAGLTAMVAERVLCVVIIVPLALATHAEARKYADGVTLYAVTLQQNPGCWLCLENLGVAAQREVPPQRERAIESFRAALRINPTDAQLHNNLGTTLMELGRLDEAVAEQRQAIRFAPGYAEAYGNLGVALHKLGRQDEAAAAYRTALEIKPGLTFARTNLTILLAQTGHGEEARTQLQGAGGGQATDPGAPAGATAVQLGDASTAVGEYAAAAAHYRDALTQGGDTPATRMKLGIALARNGAFADAAAQLRLVVQAAPRDASGHANLANVMMSLQDFEHAIVEFQAALALDPRVATVRNDFGVALARTGRRNEAIQQFQEALRLDPDYAAARANLARATRK